The proteins below are encoded in one region of Penaeus monodon isolate SGIC_2016 chromosome 32, NSTDA_Pmon_1, whole genome shotgun sequence:
- the LOC119593290 gene encoding LOW QUALITY PROTEIN: protein piccolo-like (The sequence of the model RefSeq protein was modified relative to this genomic sequence to represent the inferred CDS: inserted 1 base in 1 codon; added 55 bases not found in genome assembly) — MNSMHNSFGGSGGYPGPYPGYVPPPTALPYYNGYPGDLTQVSSPYYGKPAAVPPGYSSGMGSYSAPPINNSSMYYQQYGLGYQYGYTKYGLGSGLGSSLGSNLGYSSELAGASGITPPSLGGLQAPTTDLGLTGSMFSKGKYNGGQGSPSPLTAAGLGVGHGGSSLLSPVTSTPPSPGPHNIPSGLAGTGATPSPPVDIIESKKDLDKMRRCQVCGQVFRLMSECLAHMKSVHAVHEAPLSVYSLQHSAGSHLTQSLSSTTSSGVPSALSTSLGPPNSTRAGGVGAPDSPLMALERMGWGEKQSLLPSLHASPSPLTPAYTPAPAVTPGPQHPSTQHLSSQHMSSQHPPSQHHPQHHSSQHSAQHTSNHHPASQTPPAPHPLMETSQDHHSARTPVSSLSMTYSMRTDTQVSQAHSRHAYSSPTCSVPENIPVSDTRTEIGVSSNYSKPRKTSSYSVSSIIGETKERVIERESNVAHEIPNSLTGHSPTRRQVSPAGRSSMPDGFEQRISQLKQQSAENSHCSRTASRTAAEEYSMPERETQGQKEQVVPDQHHSQQVDVHKGLQMSHGTPDSQKEDQKSLPDERRDVPEDLSRHVPSSPTTIHGTLPSLHHVPSRETSHVQEEMMYEKTEKKRHLNSRMEDASDSTRVNSPQQKEDDRTNSSIVNQQPSPQEVAKEPLSMEKATAVLKEQVSQIGKRSWSPAQSHYVQHQLPQQQQASYQQTNQQQQPASAAQHQVPQPKHQQAQQSQHQQSQLSQQQSQLSQHQQPQPPQHLQGQQVHHHQGQQSQQNSQQPQQSQHQAQQTQQPPQLSQSQQQPPQISQSQQTQQLSQPQQQSQXDQPQQPPQIQAQHPPQLSQAQQAPKPQPPPSQQPQQHHHPQQQRQPQQPGYSSWSGGVGSGYSGQGTQYPYGYSQGSNSQSSAGGQHPQSPMAAHKSSSYHPMPNNYASPYGASPGSGYPPELAGRGPPGQQGYPAAHWYAAAGAGRMDSKSGWNIWGGQGHQPAGFPQSYAPYPYPTAGQQQQQKSQLSQQQPQQHSQPQKQSQPSQPQLPQPSQSLQAQSQQMLQSQIMQSQPQPPIQTQHQPSQPQGGPPQALQTQGPQPPQPKTPRPKTPQSQPQPQTVPPHTPQQQPHTPQTQQPHTPQQPPHTPQQPPHTPQQPPQTPQQQPPQMQPPQAQPPSHSQPQQPQQPQQLPQPQQQQQAHKQQPEPQLQMQQEVPPQSMAATPEPEAAEGSQEALGSRQSEQELEEALEQEHAENEEEEQLGHYPPTERANAEDPDFQKEKLAAVDNHMDYQSKSKGTARPPTNSVPKKPVYKIGPKSKTLAAKQYSQIDDLDDYKCTITVHENGSVNGYGVLPTHPSAVKGNSQSCDSSDSEINSEDGSPTFVQLRPAKRRRKSQSREGIFIGPKRVKQARLVRERQERRHRHLQEQLRQTELEEQIQAIRAEKSSEEDGPLGNMLVKSSIILADSQMEEQDNVEQCIATIKAQQMAVNSSESGNEPDSGDKLSSSSGQVVGKKAKKSHTSKVFHNENSVIIKTLPRPVSTRKLRAKDFKWSHYIKSMRYWCSDCAHGFKNQKEVALHSEDRCKWNCLYMLECYVIVKDVQAHPQYGPKVQELLEEYQVDGQHKCKTCGEIIARKADFLVHVDTHKDFMPWECTICGSRFKIRGSLKEHLRYTHMKGRVPCLKCNKVFPTSTLLRQHVKVHTQHYKYKTTKNRDEELKAAMEATAGAIDTSAEVVEDEAEKLSDEANEYRNWCKLMEINAMKNIGASTTNAPPEEKKKAGNSS, encoded by the exons ATGAACTCAATGCACAACAGTTTTGGTGGTTCAGGAGGGTACCCGGGGCCCTACCCTGGGTATGTGCCACCCCCAACAGCCCTCCCCTACTACAACGGCTACCCAGGTGACCTGACTCAAGTATCCAGCCCTTATTATGGCAAACCAGCCGCCGTCCCTCCAGGGTATTCCTCAGGCATGGGCAGCTACTCTGCCCCACCCATCAACAACTCTTCAATGTACTACCAGCAGTATGGGCTTGGGTACCAGTATGGGTACACAAAGTATGGCTTGGGGTCAGGGCTGGGCTCCAGTCTGGGCTCAAACTTGGGCTACTCTTCAGAGCTTGCTGGAGCCTCAGGCATCACGCCTCCCTCCCTGGGGGGGCTGCAGGCTCCCACCACGGACCTCGGCTTAACCGGCTCTATGTTCTCAAAAGGGAAATACAATGGTGGGCAGGGTAGTCCATCGCCGCTGACTGCTGCTGGACTGGGTGTGGGGCATGGGgggtcatctttattatcacctgTTACTTCCACGCCTCCATCCCCAGGACCTCACAACATCCCGAGTGGACTAGCAGGAACAGGTGCAACCCCAAGTCCCCCAGTCGACATCATTGAATCGAAGAAAGACCTAGACAAAATGCGAAGATGTCAGGTGTGCGGGCAAGTGTTTCGTCTGATGAGTGAATGTCTTGCCCACATGAAATCGGTGCACGCAGTTCATGAAGCACCACTCAGTGTGTACAGCTTACAGCACAGCGCCGGAAGTCACCTCACGCAGTCTCTCTCATCAACAACCTCTTCGGGAGTCCCCTCTGCCCTCAGTACGAGCCTTGGGCCCCCCAACAGCACCAGAGCAGGTGGAGTGGGTGCTCCTGACAGCCCTCTGATGGCATTGGAACGTATGGGCTGGGGGGAGAAGCAGAGCCTTTTACCGTCTTTGCATGCATCCCCCTCACCTCTTACTCCAGCTTACACTCCCGCTCCAGCTGTCACTCCTGGGCCTCAACACCCGTCCACCCAGCACCTGTCCAGCCAACACATGTCTAGCCAGCACCCCCCTAGCCagcaccacccacaacaccactcATCTCAGCACTCGGCTCAACACACCTCCAATCACCACCCTGCCTCTCAAACCCCCCCAGCACCACACCCCCTGATGGAGACCAGTCAAGACCACCACAGTGCGCGAACACCAGTTAGTAGCTTATCCATGACATACTCCATGAGGACAGATACGCAGGTTTCTCAGGCTCATAGTAGACATGCGTATTCAAGCCCAACATGCTCAGTGCCAGAGAATATTCCAGTGAGTGACACCAGAACTGAGATAGGAGTAAGTTCAAATTACAGTAAGCCAAGGAAAACAAGTTCTTATTCAGTGTCTAGTATTAttggagaaacaaaagaaagggtGATTGAACGTGAAAGTAATGTTGCACATGAAATACCTAATAGTTTGACAGGTCATAGTCCAACCAGAAGACAGGTGTCCCCAGCAGGAAGATCATCTATGCCAGATGGGTTTGAGCAGAGAATATCACAGCTGAAACAGCAGTCGGCAGAAAACTCTCACTGTTCACGGACTGCGTCTCGGACAGCTGCCGAGGAGTACAGCATGCCAGAGAGGGAGACCCAGGGGCAGAAGGAGCAAGTAGTACCAGATCAGCATCACAGCCAGCAAGTAGATGTACACAAAGGATTGCAGATGTCCCATGGAACACCTGACAGCCAGAAAGAGGACCAAAAGTCCTTgccagatgagaggagagatgttCCCGAGGATTTGTCACGTCATGTGCCGTCATCCCCAACAACTATCCATGGaacactcccctctctccaccatgTTCCATCAAGGGAAACCTCTCATGTTCAGGAAGAGATGATGTATGAAAAGACCGAAAAGAAACGCCACCTGAATTCTCGTATGGAAGATGCCAGTGATTCTACTCGGGTGAATTCTCCACAGCAGAAAGAGGATGATAGAACTAACAGTTCCATAGTTAATCAACAACCTAGTCCCCAGGAGGTTGCCAAGGAGCCATTATCCATGGAAAAAGCCACTGCAGTTTTGAAAGAACAGGTGTCACAGATTGGTAAGAGGTCCTGGAGCCCAGCTCAGTCACACTATGTGCAGCATCAGTTGCCACAGCAACAACAGGCTAGCTATCAACAGACtaatcagcagcagcagccggCATCTGCTGCACAGCATCAAGTACCACAGCCAAAACACCAGCAAGCCCAACAGTCTCAGCATCAACAGTCACAGTTATCACAGCAACAGTCACAGCTGTCCCAACATCAACAGCCACAACCACCACAGCACTTGCAAG GGCAGCAGGTTCACCATCATCAAGGACAGCAGTCACAGCAGAACTCCCAGCAGCCACAGCAGTCCCAGCATCAAGCACAACAGACTCAACAGCCGCCACAACTTTCCCAGTCACAGCAACAACCTCCACAAATCTCCCAATCCCAACAGACCCAGCAGCTATCACAGCCACAGCAGCAGTCAC CTGACCAGCCACAGCAGCCCCCACAGATTCAAGCTCAACACCCACCACAGCTGTCCCAGGCTCAGCAGGCCCCGAAGCCACAGCCGCCCCCATCACAGCAGCCGCAGCagcaccaccacccacaacagcAGAGGCAGCCCCAACAGCCTGGCTACTCCAGCTGGTCAGGAGGCGTGGGATCAGGATACTCAGGTCAAGGCACTCAGTACCCGTATGGATATTCTCAGGGTAGTAATAGTCAGTCTTCTGCAGGCGGTCAGCACCCCCAGTCTCCCATGGCAGCTCACAAGTCCTCCAGCTACCACCCCATGCCAAATAACTATGCATCTCCATACGGAGCATCGCCAGGCTCAGGCTATCCTCCTGAGCTGGCTGGCCGGGGCCCCCCAGGTCAGCAAGGATATCCAGCTGCGCACTGGTACGCTGCAGCTGGTGCTGGCCGCATGGACTCTAAGTCAGGCTGGAATATCTGGGGTGGCCAGGGGCACCAGCCTGCCGGATTCCCACAGTCATATGCTCCGTACCCATACCCAACTGCAGGCCAGCAGCAACAGCAAAAGTCACAGCTTTCACAGCAGCAGCCACAACAACATTCCCAGCCACAGAAACAGTCACAGCCATCACAGCCTCAGCTGCCACAGCCATCACAGTCTCTGCAAGCACAATCACAGCAGATGCTGCAGTCTCAGATCATGCAGTCTCAGCCACAGCCCCCAATACAAACGCAACACCAACCCTCTCAGCCTCAGGGTGGGCCTCCCCAGGCCCTCCAGACACAGGGGCCTCAGCCCCCACAGCCCAAAACTCCTcggccaaaaacaccacagtcaCAGCCACAACCACAAACTGTGCCTCCACACACACCTCAgcaacagccacacacaccacagacacagcaGCCTCATACCCCACAGCAACCCCCACACACTCCACAGCAACCCCCACACACTCCTCAACAACCTCCACAAACACCACAGCAACAGCCACCACAGATGCAACCACCACAAGCACAGCCACCCTCCCACTCACAGCCACAGCAACCGCAACAGCCACAGCAACTaccacaaccacaacagcaacaacaggcCCACAAGCAACAGCCAGAACCACAACTCCAGATGCAGCAGGAAGTGCCACCCCAGTCAATGGCAGCAACACCTGAGCCCGAGGCAGCAGAGGGATCACAGGAGGCTCTGGGCTCCAGACAATC GAGCAGCTTGGGCATTATCCGCCGACCGAACGGGCAAATGCAGAGGATCCTGATTTCCAAAAGGAAAAACTTGCTGCTGTAGACAATCACATGGATTACCAAAGCAAGTCAAAGGGAACTGCTCGGCCCCCAACAAATTCAGTCCCAAAGAAACCTGTGTATAAGATTGGACCCAAGAGCAAAACATTGGCAGCTAAGCAGTACAGCCAAATTGATGATCTAGATGACTACAAGTGCACTATAACAGTCCATGAAAATGGGTCTGTTAATGGCTATGGGGTTCTGCCCACTCATCCCTCAGCAGTGAAAGGTAATTCTCAGTCCTGTGATTCCTCAGATAGTGAAATAAACAGTGAAGATGGATCTCCAACATTTGTCCAGCTTAGACCAGCAAAACGACGCCGTAAAAGTCAAAGCCGGGAGGGAATCTTTATAGGTCCTAAGCGTGTAAAACAGGCTAGGCTCGTGAGAGAGCGGCAGGAGCGCCGGCACCGCCACCTGCAGGAGCAACTTCGTCAGACAGAGCTAGAGGAACAAATCCAAGCAATAAGAGCTGAGAAGTCGAGTGAGGAGGATGGACCGCTTGGCAACATGTTAGTCAAATCCTCCATCATCTTGGCAGACTCACAAATGGAGGAACAGGACAATGTAGAGCAGTGCATTGCCACCATCAAGGCACAGCAGATGGCTGTCAACTCATCTGAATCAGGCAATGAGCCTGACAGTGGGGACAAACTTTCATCATCCTCGGGACAGGTGGTGGGTAAAAAAGCAAAGAAATCACATACCAGTAAAGTGTTCCATAATGAGAACTCAGTGATCATAAAAACGCTTCCACGACCTGTGTCAACTCGTAAGTTAAGAGCCAAGGATTTTAAGTGGAGCCATTATATTAAGTCTATGAGGTACTGGTGTAGTGACTGTGCTCATGGCTTTAAAAACCAGAAGGAAGTGGCATTGCATTCCGAAGACCGGTGCAAATGGAACTGTCTCTACATGCTTGAGTGTTACGTCATTGTGAAGGATGTCCAAGCTCACCCTCAGTATGGACCGAAG GTCCAGGAGCTACTAGAGGAGTACCAAGTGGATGGCCAGCACAAGTGCAAGACCTGTGGGGAGATCATTGCACGTAAGGCTGACTTCCTGGTGCATGTGGACACCCACAAGGACTTCATGCCATGGGAGTGCACCATATGCGGCTCACGCTTCAAGATCCGCGGCTCCCTCAAGGAGCACCTGCGTTATACTCACATGAAGGGCCGCGTGCCCTGCCTCAAGTGCAATAAAGTGTTCCCAACCTCTACTCTACTCAGACAGCATGTTAAG GTGCATACTCAACACTACAAGTACAAAACCACAAAGAACCGTGATGAGGAGCTGAAGGCGGCCATGGAGGCGACTGCAGGGGCCATTGACACCAGTGCAGAGGTGGTGGAGGATGAAGCAGAGAAGCTCTCAGACGAGGCAAACGAGTACAGGAACTGGTGTAAGCTCATGGAGATCAATGCGATGAAGAACATTGGTGCCAGTACAACAAATGCCCCgccggaggagaagaagaaggccgGCAACAGCAGTTAG